In Uranotaenia lowii strain MFRU-FL chromosome 2, ASM2978415v1, whole genome shotgun sequence, one genomic interval encodes:
- the LOC129747835 gene encoding uncharacterized protein LOC129747835 has protein sequence MTYGFTGRACHALLDATNCLADNPELSDYVTVLNNFKNVYAKCFSFKLEHGFEEAIADFASSWEKLNLPFTSKYHITKYHVADFCREAGRGLGLHNEQASESVHADFDVIWQRYKAPKSSKVYNDRLLNSLIDYNSNHMC, from the exons ATGACGTACGGTTTCACCGGAAGAGCTTGCCACGCGCTATTGGATGCTACCAATTGTTTGGCAGACAACCCTGAACTTTCAGATTACGTTACG GTTCTGAATAACTTCAAAAACGTGTATGCAAAATGCTTTTCCTTTAAACTCGAGCATGGGTTTGAGGAGGCTAttgcagattttgccagcagctGGGAGAAGCTGAATCTTCCATTCACATCTAAATATCACATTACAAAGTACCATGTGGCGGATTTCTGTCGAGAAGCCGGAAGAGGACTTGGGCTTCACAATGAGCAAGCCTCCGAATCCGTACATGCTGATTTTGATGTGATTTGGCAGCGATATAAAGCTCCCAAATCATCAAAGGTTTATAACGACCGTTTGTTAAACTCTTTGATTGATTACAACAGCAACCATATGTGttag
- the LOC129741804 gene encoding uncharacterized protein LOC129741804, with protein MPKTKSDERVEDAIIRRKAILTNLSDVERFTREFNVDRDAGRLQVRQDLVDRIYDQFQKAQTVIEKWDGPDRLEMRLAERSTIEERFCEVKAFLLNNIPERLSSSTSAEPTAPASTAMFHLRLPKIDLPRFDGDFSRWLSFRDTFKSMVHSNPDVPAVAKLQYLLQSLEGDAKKPFESVNVETDNYIITWDALMKRYDNQRYLKRQLFRAMYDLQPLRKESAKDLHALTDDFDRHVKAMAKLGEPVGYWDTPLVNLLCYKLDPTTLRAWEEKTSDLREITYQELTDFLYSRAMMLKTIVSEEQRNLQAIPARMTGSQPKKAFRLVANPVASDPKPDLPVCVVCSERHHLFRCRQFASFSPYNRRQVVTSHRLCWNCFNSGHLSRSCSSRHTCRFCNGKHHSLLHDAIKSTNFNSVPKPTSLSSKPPLPAPQRSTAPPDADPQPSSSSQQVCMTVQATNSTVLLETVMLLVVDSTGKEIPARALLDSASMCSFMTKKLANTLDLRRSTVDIAVSGIGESSKQIKRQLTAKIRSTVTKYATKLDFLILKRPTVCLPTVRIDVAAWKIPDVDLADPHFFIPADIDLIVGGEVYHELHGGSKISLGNEMPTLVETVFGWAVSGSAPINSSVTPRLCHLTTIDRDLEQSIERFWELESLLPSQALSAEEIKCEEVFSATTTRDSSGRFVVRLPLTSDPLVRVGESRSIAERRFQSLERRLKRDPATREAYVCFMADYERLGHMIKLTDPVDDSVPHCYLPHHPVFKESSTSTKVRVVFDASCKTSTGYSINDMQLVGPTIQDDLLSIIMRFRTHPIALVADIEKMYRQIQLHLDDCTYQRILWRQGPEEPLATFELQTVTYGFASAPFLATRALQRLAEDEVSRFPVATPVFKNDFYVDDCLTGAEDVESAVQLRREASALAASAGLPLKKWASNVPEALRGIPPEDLAVSAIHSLQDDQAVSTLGLVWETRSDVLRFRVQLPLPAPVLTKRKIMSYIAQIFDPLGLVGPIITVAKLFMQCLWGLRTENGESFEWDRPLPASYQADWKEFHSTLDTIATIQVPRYVSSANATSFQLHFFSDASEKAYGSCCYIRSECNGVVRVILLTSKSKVAPLKSHHSIARLELCGAVLSVSLSEKVNRALKLPAEVFFWTDSSTVLQWLQSPPNRWKTFVANRVSKIQNSTDVDLWMHVRGESNPADVLSRGISPPELVNHPLWWTGSPWLQLPPSQWPRTELSACQTSSTSEMRVPVAALPAVVKDDEFADRIFGMYSSYQKLRRSIAHCMRYFRLLKAAARKTKIDPFQALTTADLQEADLTLCRLAQKQCFPEELATLASSGRLPSSSQLKYIRTKLESDGVIRIRGVLANATVPEATKHQVVLLAKHPLSNLLAKYYHENLIHAGPQLMLATIRQKYWIIGGRNLVRRTFHECHKCFRCRPKMIQQSIADLPTSRVAPRRPFAVSGVDYCGPVYIKSLVRNRGPTKAYVCIFVCFTTRAVHIELVSDLSTPAFIAALRRFSARRNFPHEIHSDNGTAFRGANNELHRIYQMLKTEHGGRKNILDWCAESGVAWHFIPPRSPHFGGLWEAAVKSAKHHLLREIGHSNISYEDMTTLLAEVEMCLNSRPLIPMPTESDELEALTPGHFLVGESLRSPPEEDVTTVPDNQLSHWKLTQKRFQRIWRRWYPEYLQQLQARATKHRRTSTVIQPNQMVIIQDDLLPPAQWPLGIITAVHPGKDGIVRVVTLRTAKRDVVSRCVNKLALLPVPEQPETNPADEQPVGEPVTAVPETNHE; from the coding sequence ATGCCGAAAACCAAGTCAGACGAAAGAGTGGAGGATGCCATCATTCGTCGCAAGGCTATTTTGACAAACCTGTCGGATGTTGAAAGGTTTACGAGAGAGTTCAACGTAGATCGTGATGCTGGGCGCCTTCAAGTTCGACAAGATCTAGTTGATCGGATCTACGACCAATTTCAAAAGGCGCAAACCGTCATCGAGAAGTGGGATGGGCCAGACCGGCTTGAAATGCGTTTGGCTGAAAGATCGACCATCGAGGAAAGGTTTTGTGAGGTGAAAGCATTCCTGTTGAACAACATCCCAGAAAGGTTGAGTAGTTCCACATCAGCAGAGCCGACCGCACCAGCCAGCACAGCTATGTTTCACCTACGTCTGCCCAAAATAGATCTACCGAGGTTCGATGGTGATTTTTCGCGATGGTTGTCGTTCCGAGACACGTTCAAGTCCATGGTGCACTCGAATCCAGATGTTCCAGCGGTTGCAAAGCTGCAGTACCTGCTACAAAGTTTAGAAGGCGATGCCAAGAAACCTTTCGAGTCCGTGAACGTAGAGACTGACAACTATATCATAACTTGGGATGCGTTGATGAAGCGGTATGATAACCAGCGGTACCTGAAACGACAGCTCTTCAGGGCAATGTACGACCTCCAACCTTTGAGAAAAGAATCTGCGAAGGATCTCCATGCATTGACGGATGACTTTGATCGCCATGTGAAGGCCATGGCTAAACTGGGTGAGCCGGTAGGTTACTGGGATACACCGCTAGTGAATCTTCTGTGCTACAAGCTGGATCCAACGACTCTGCGAGCCTGGGAGGAGAAAACGAGCGACCTTAGAGAAATCACTTACCAAGAGTTGACCGATTTCTTGTATTCTCGAGCGATGATGCTGAAGACGATCGTTTCAGAAGAGCAGCGCAACCTACAAGCGATTCCAGCGAGGATGACGGGATCCCAACCGAAGAAGGCGTTCCGATTAGTAGCCAATCCTGTTGCGTCTGATCCAAAACCCGATTTACCAGTGTGCGTAGTATGTTCGGAACGACACCATCTATTTCGCTGTAGGCAATTCGCAAGTTTTTCTCCCTACAACCGACGGCAAGTTGTCACATCCCATCGTTTGTGTTGGAATTGTTTCAATTCCGGCCATTTATCACGATCCTGTTCCTCCAGACACACTTGTCGTTTCTGCAATGGAAAGCATCATTCTCTCCTCCATGATGCGATCAAGTCCACCAACTTCAATTCGGTTCCGAAACCAACTTCGCTTTCATCGAAGCCGCCACTCCCAGCTCCGCAGCGCAGTACCGCTCCTCCAGATGCAGATCCGCAACCATCATCTTCGAGCCAACAAGTTTGTATGACTGTTCAGGCAACGAACAGTACAGTTTTGTTAGAAACGGTGATGCTTTTGGTGGTTGACAGTACGGGGAAGGAAATTCCGGCGCGGGCGCTGCTTGATTCCGCTAGCATGTGCAGCTTCATGACGAAGAAGTTGGCCAACACTCTCGATCTCCGCCGTTCTACCGTTGACATTGCTGTTTCAGGGATTGGTGAATCATCCAAGCAGATCAAGCGCCAGTTAACAGCGAAGATTCGCTCAACCGTAACAAAGTACGCCACGAAGCTAGATTTCCTTATCCTCAAAAGGCCAACAGTTTGCCTACCGACAGTGAGAATTGATGTTGCTGCTTGGAAAATTCCCGACGTTGACCTGGCTGATCcacattttttcattcctgCGGACATTGACCTCATCGTTGGCGGAGAAGTGTACCATGAACTTCACGGCGGCAGCAAGATTTCCCTCGGCAATGAGATGCCGACTTTAGTGGAGACTGTTTTTGGATGGGCTGTATCCGGATCGGCTCCGATAAATTCCTCCGTAACACCCCGGTTATGCCATCTTACGACCATCGATCGAGACCTAGAACAATCCATCGAAAGGTTCTGGGAACTCGAATCTCTGTTGCCGTCCCAAGCTCTGTCAGCTGAAGAAATAAAGTGTGAAGAAGTGTTCAGTGCTACCACCACTCGCGATTCGTCCGGTCGTTTCGTAGTTAGATTGCCACTCACTAGTGACCCCCTGGTACGTGTTGGTGAATCAAGATCCATCGCCGAGCGCCGCTTCCAAAGTCTAGAGAGGAGACTTAAGCGAGATCCTGCCACTCGAGAAGCCTACGTTTGTTTCATGGCCGACTACGAACGTTTGGGCCACATGATCAAGTTGACTGATCCAGTAGACGACTCTGTCCCCCACTGCTATCTACCACATCATCCAGTCTTCAAGGAGTCAAGCACAAGCACCAAGGTCCGTGTTGTTTTTGACGCTTCGTGCAAGACATCAACCGGCTACTCCATCAACGATATGCAGTTGGTGGGACCTACTATCCAGGACGATCTACTGTCGATTATTATGCGCTTCCGAACCCACCCAATCGCACTCGTAGCCGACATTGAAAAGATGTATCGCCAAATACAACTGCACCTGGACGACTGTACGTACCAACGAATTCTCTGGCGCCAAGGTCCTGAAGAGCCTCTCGCAACGTTTGAGCTGCAGACTGTGACGTACGGTTTCGCTTCAGCACCATTTTTGGCCACGCGCGCTTTACAACGTCTCGCTGAGGATGAAGTCAGTCGTTTTCCTGTTGCCACCCCAGTTTTCAAGAACGACTTCTACGTTGACGACTGTTTGACTGGTGCCGAAGATGTCGAATCCGCCGTTCAACTCCGCCGAGAAGCATCCGCTCTAGCTGCTTCTGCCGGTTTACCACTCAAGAAATGGGCATCCAATGTTCCTGAAGCGCTTCGAGGTATTCCTCCAGAAGATTTAGCCGTATCCGCAATCCACAGCCTGCAGGACGATCAGGCTGTCTCTACGCTCGGACTTGTTTGGGAAACAAGGTCTGACGTTCTACGTTTTCGAGTCCAATTGCCCCTGCCAGCTCCAGTTCTCACAAAGCGCAAGATAATGTCGTACATCGCCCAGATCTTCGATCCACTCGGTTTGGTTGGACCGATTATTACCGTCGCCAAACTGTTCATGCAGTGTTTGTGGGGACTTCGAACAGAGAACGGAGAATCTTTCGAATGGGATCGCCCACTACCAGCGTCGTACCAGGCCGATTGGAAGGAGTTTCATAGCACGCTGGATACCATCGCCACGATCCAAGTTCCTCGATACGTGTCTTCCGCCAATGCCACATCCTTTCAGTTGCATTTCTTTTCGGATGCGTCGGAGAAGGCCTACGGCAGCTGCTGCTACATTCGGTCCGAATGTAATGGAGTCGTCCGTGTCATATTGCTGACATCGAAGTCGAAGGTCGCACCGCTGAAGAGCCACCATAGCATTGCCCGTTTGGAACTTTGTGGAGCCGTTCTGTCTGTCAGCCTATCCGAGAAGGTCAACCGTGCTCTCAAGTTGCCTGCCGAAGTGTTCTTCTGGACTGATTCCTCGACGGTTCTTCAGTGGCTACAATCACCGCCCAATCGCTGGAAGACATTTGTGGCCAACCGAGTGTCTAAGATCCAGAATTCGACCGATGTAGATTTGTGGATGCATGTTCGCGGAGAATCGAATCCAGCCGATGTTCTGTCCCGTGGAATAAGTCCGCCTGAGCTCGTCAATCATCCGCTTTGGTGGACTGGATCTCCATGGCTCCAGTTACCGCCTTCGCAGTGGCCACGAACCGAGTTGTCAGCCTGCCAAACCAGTTCGACGAGTGAAATGAGAGTTCCAGTTGCCGCGCTTCCAGCTGTCGTGAAGGATGACGAGTTTGCAGATCGTATTTTCGGAATGTACTCCAGTTACCAAAAACTCAGGCGCTCCATCGCTCACTGCATGCGATACTTCCGCTTGTTGAAAGCTGCTGCACGGAAGACGAAaattgacccattccaagcacttACCACCGCCGATCTGCAAGAAGCAGATTTGACACTGTGTCGTCTTGCCCAGAAACAGTGTTTTCCTGAGGAGTTAGCCACCCTAGCATCGTCCGGTCGTCTTCCGTCTTCATCGCAGTTGAAGTACATCCGTACAAAACTAGAATCAGATGGAGTCATTCGGATTAGAGGAGTTCTGGCCAACGCAACCGTTCCGGAAGCTACGAAACATCAAGTTGTTCTGCTCGCGAAACACCCGCTTTCAAACCTGTTGGCGAAGTATTATCATGAGAATTTAATTCACGCCGGCCCACAACTAATGCTCGCCACGATCCGTCAAAAGTACTGGATCATTGGTGGACGCAATCTAGTGCGCCGCACATTCCATGAGTGCCACAAATGTTTCCGATGCAGACCAAAGATGATCCAGCAAAGCATCGCAGATTTGCCTACGTCTCGTGTTGCGCCCCGAAGACCGTTTGCCGTTTCTGGTGTAGACTATTGCGGACCAGTTTACATCAAGTCTCTCGTCCGAAACCGAGGCCCAACGAAAGCATACGTTTGCATCTTCGTTTGCTTTACCACACGTGCCGTTCACATCGAGTTGGTGTCTGATCTCTCCACGCCGGCCTTCATCGCTGCTCTTCGCCGATTTTCTGCCCGCCGAAACTTTCCCCACGAGATCCACAGCGACAATGGCACTGCGTTCCGAGGTGCAAATAACGAGTTGCATAGAATCTACCAGATGCTGAAAACCGAACACGGAGGACGCAAGAACATCCTGGATTGGTGTGCAGAATCTGGAGTTGCGTGGCATTTCATACCACCTCGTTCGCCCCATTTCGGAGGTCTATGGGAAGCAGCAGTGAAATCAGCGAAGCACCATCTACTGAGGGAAATCGGCCACTCCAACATTTCGTACGAGGACATGACGACGTTACTAGCCGAGGTGGAGATGTGTTTGAACTCCAGACCCTTGATCCCGATGCCAACCGAATCCGACGAATTGGAAGCCCTGACACCTGGACATTTCCTTGTCGGTGAAAGCCTGCGATCTCCACCCGAAGAAGACGTGACAACTGTTCCGGACAATCAACTGTCGCATTGGAAGCTCACGCAGAAACGGTTCCAACGAATCTGGCGTAGAtggtacccagaatatctgCAGCAGCTTCAAGCCCGAGCCACCAAGCACCGTAGAACATCAACTGTAATCCAGCCCAACCAAATGGTGATCATCCAAGACGATCTACTTCCGCCAGCCCAATGGCCACTAGGGATCATCACAGCCGTTCATCCTGGGAAAGACGGCATCGTACGAGTGGTCACCTTACGCACTGCGAAGCGAGATGTCGTTTCCAGGTGTGTCAACAAACTTGCCCTGTTACCCGTACCAGAACAAcccgaaaccaatccagctgaTGAGCAGCCCGTTGGAGAACCGGTCACCGCAGTTCCTGAAACTAATCATGAGTAg